GACCACACAAATGGCAAAAGAAGTCTCTCTTAAAAAACATAATTATACACCGATTGTTTTTGGTTTAGTTGCTCGTCCTGAAAAACTTAATCTTGTTGAGTCACGTGAACAATCAGGTAATCACCTCACCGGCCTTACTGCCGATCCGGATTACCATTTCCAAATGAACATGCTCCATTTCTTAAAGCCTGATATTAAAAAAATCCTGCTTGTTTATGATCCAACACAGTCCTCCGGCCTTGAATACGATAAAAATGTTGTAGAAGAAATATTAACCAATCTTGGAATCACGTTAACCGCTGTTGAAGTTTATAAGACCAACGAAGTCTATTCAAAAATTTCGGCATTGGTTGACACCGTTGATGCGGTACTTATCTTCAAAGACAATACTGTTGTTTCAAGTATTGATAGCTTGATTAAATTGTGTAATCGAGCAGGAGTTCCGTTGTGCACTACCGACCTTGATTCTGTTCCTAAAGGAGCTACCATAGGTTTTAGCGTTACATCTTATGATGCTGGCGTTGAAACTTCAGAAAAAGCTTATGCTATTTTGGCGGAAGGAAAATCCCCTCATCAGGTACCGATTACCCAAGCAGAATGCTTTAAAACTATGATTAACGAAAAAGCAATGGAGCTTCAAAAATTTACTTTAGACACGCACCTTAAACAGCTCATTACCTCAATA
This sequence is a window from Candidatus Dependentiae bacterium. Protein-coding genes within it:
- a CDS encoding ABC transporter substrate-binding protein, translating into MKRIIYTTSVIFNILCVVLIGYVYLDRSSTPHVAPVHIAAQEQQSAADGKPFRVAVFTPSTHPSLEKIQEGFCDGLVKKYGLNCSFDVYNANGNRTLMHAQAEEIVQNSYDLIFTIGAMTTQMAKEVSLKKHNYTPIVFGLVARPEKLNLVESREQSGNHLTGLTADPDYHFQMNMLHFLKPDIKKILLVYDPTQSSGLEYDKNVVEEILTNLGITLTAVEVYKTNEVYSKISALVDTVDAVLIFKDNTVVSSIDSLIKLCNRAGVPLCTTDLDSVPKGATIGFSVTSYDAGVETSEKAYAILAEGKSPHQVPITQAECFKTMINEKAMELQKFTLDTHLKQLITSIEVIR